The Pleuronectes platessa chromosome 13, fPlePla1.1, whole genome shotgun sequence genome includes a window with the following:
- the LOC128455221 gene encoding eukaryotic translation initiation factor 4 gamma 3: protein MFRRPRDREAVVSLEASASSKKPWTPPDRRGEKWHRVPSKPVGFLHAASYEHQPQVNIAFGFPSIQRTEKTEEEAVRKEQVRPEETVSCVTDNFQAFISHEEMDGEESLQETVELVFKRAVQKPDSAAVFAELCQRLSTVEFQSLSDWSASVSFRSLLVKHCQAEFKKNFEREDISRKGGSCLEPVRDVRVIDRLREEKNNAKPSCRSIHTIRFIGELFLSKVLGDKAMHYCIRKLLQNGDGPSLESLSLRTWTHLCDDECDMLHSDWLDVS from the exons ATGTTCCGGAGGCCCCgtgacagggaggctgttgtgtCCTTGGAGGCATCTGCCTCCTCCAAGAAGCCATGGACCCCACCTGATCGGAGGGGTGAGAAGTGGCATCGCGTTCCATCCAAGCCCGTGGGCTTTCTCCATGCTGCCTCCTACGAGCATCAGCCGCAGGTGAACATCGCCTTTGgctttccatccatccagaggaccgagaagacagaggaggaagctgtgaggaaggagcaggtccgGCCTGAGGAGACCGTCAGCTGTGTCACGGACAACTTTCAAGCGTTCATAAGTCACGAGGAGATGGATGGTGAGGAGAGCCTGCAGGAAACGGTTGAGCTCgtcttcaagagggccgtgcagaaaccagactctgctgcagtcttcgcggagctgtgtcagcgcctctcaaca gtggaattccaatccttgtccgactggtcggccagcgtctccttcaggtccctgctggtcaaacactgccaggcagagtttaagaagaactttgaaagggaggacaTTTCTCGGAAGGGGGGGTCCTGCctagagccagtcagggacgtgagggttatTGATCGactgagggaagagaaaaacaacgcCAAACCCTCCTGTCGCTCCATACATACCATccggtttattggggagctgttcctctccaaggttCTGGGGGACAAAGCCATGCACTACTGCATCAGGAAGCTGCTGCAAAATGGAGATGGGCCGTCTCttgagagcctct CTCTGAGAACATGGACTCATCTCTGCGACGATGAATGCGACATGCtgcactctgattggctggacgTGAGCTGA
- the LOC128454034 gene encoding kidney mitochondrial carrier protein 1 isoform X1, translating to MPDVNWKPFVFGGLASMTAECGTFPIDLTKTRLQVQGQVGDSKYREIRYRGMLHAMGRIVREEGLLALYSGLAPAMLRQASYGTIKIGTYQSLKRLLVDRPEDETLLTNVACGVLSGVISSSIANPTDVLKIRMQAQGNVIQGSMMGNFINIYQQEGTRGLWKGVSLTAQRAAIVVGVELPVYDITKKHLILSGYMGDTVYTHFVSSFVCGLAGALASNPVDVVRTRMMNQSGGALYQGTMDCLMQTWRSEGFMALYKGFFPNWLRLGPWNIIFFLTYEQLKKIDV from the exons ATGCCGGACGTGAACTGGAAGCCCTTTGTTTTCGGTGGGCTGGCGTCGATGACGGCGGAGTGCG GCACGTTCCCCATCGACCTGACGAAGACTCGGCTCCAGGTCCAAGGCCAGGTGGGCGACAGCAAGTACCGAGAGATCCGCTACAGAGGCATGCTGCACGCCATGGGCCGGATCGTCCGAGAGGAGGGGCTCCTGGCTCTGTATTCCGG ACTAGCTCCTGCCATGCTGCGCCAGGCCTCCTACGGGACCATCAAAATTGGCACATACCAGAGTTTAAAGCGGCTGTTGGTTGACAGGCCCGAGG atGAGACTTTGCTGACTAACGTGGCATGTGGTGTCCTCTCTGGGGttatctcctcctccatcgccAACCCCACTGATGTGCTGAAG ATCCGCATGCAGGCTCAAGGAAATGTGATCCAGGGCAGTATGATGGGCAACTTCATCAACATCTACCAACAGGAGGGGACAAGGGGGCTGTGGAAG GGTGTCTCTCTAACAGCTCAGCGGGCAGCCATCGTGGTCGGGGTCGAGCTACCGGTCTATGACATCACCAAAAAGCATCTGATCCTGTCGGGTTACATGGGGGACACCGTGTACACACACTTCGT gTCCAGCTTTGTGTGCGGTCTTGCTGGAGCTCTGGCCTCCAACCCGGTTGACGTGGTCCGGACCCGTATGATGAACCAGAGTGGAGGAGCTCTGTACCAGGGAACAATGGACTGTTTAATGCAG ACGTGGCGCTCCGAGGGCTTCATGGCTCTCTACAAGGGGTTCTTTCCCAACTGGCTCCGTCTGGGACCGTGGAACATCATT TTCTTCCTCACTTACGAGCAGCTGAAGAAGATCGACGTGTGA
- the LOC128454034 gene encoding kidney mitochondrial carrier protein 1 isoform X2 produces MLRQASYGTIKIGTYQSLKRLLVDRPEDETLLTNVACGVLSGVISSSIANPTDVLKIRMQAQGNVIQGSMMGNFINIYQQEGTRGLWKGVSLTAQRAAIVVGVELPVYDITKKHLILSGYMGDTVYTHFVSSFVCGLAGALASNPVDVVRTRMMNQSGGALYQGTMDCLMQTWRSEGFMALYKGFFPNWLRLGPWNIIFFLTYEQLKKIDV; encoded by the exons ATGCTGCGCCAGGCCTCCTACGGGACCATCAAAATTGGCACATACCAGAGTTTAAAGCGGCTGTTGGTTGACAGGCCCGAGG atGAGACTTTGCTGACTAACGTGGCATGTGGTGTCCTCTCTGGGGttatctcctcctccatcgccAACCCCACTGATGTGCTGAAG ATCCGCATGCAGGCTCAAGGAAATGTGATCCAGGGCAGTATGATGGGCAACTTCATCAACATCTACCAACAGGAGGGGACAAGGGGGCTGTGGAAG GGTGTCTCTCTAACAGCTCAGCGGGCAGCCATCGTGGTCGGGGTCGAGCTACCGGTCTATGACATCACCAAAAAGCATCTGATCCTGTCGGGTTACATGGGGGACACCGTGTACACACACTTCGT gTCCAGCTTTGTGTGCGGTCTTGCTGGAGCTCTGGCCTCCAACCCGGTTGACGTGGTCCGGACCCGTATGATGAACCAGAGTGGAGGAGCTCTGTACCAGGGAACAATGGACTGTTTAATGCAG ACGTGGCGCTCCGAGGGCTTCATGGCTCTCTACAAGGGGTTCTTTCCCAACTGGCTCCGTCTGGGACCGTGGAACATCATT TTCTTCCTCACTTACGAGCAGCTGAAGAAGATCGACGTGTGA